The following coding sequences lie in one Heliangelus exortis chromosome 8, bHelExo1.hap1, whole genome shotgun sequence genomic window:
- the SMG7 gene encoding nonsense-mediated mRNA decay factor SMG7 isoform X4, giving the protein MSLLCAQYLRQAEVLKADMTDSKLGPAEVWTSRQALQDLYQKMLVTDLEYALDKKVEQDLWNHAFKNQITTLQGQAKNRANPNRSEVQANLSLFLEAASGFYTQLLQELCTVFNVDLPCRVKSSQLGIISNKQTHTSAIVKPQSSSCSYICQHCLVHLGDIARYRNQTSQAESYYRHAAQLVPSNGQPYNQLAILASSKGDHLTTIFYYCRSIAVKFPFPAASTNLQKALSKALESRDEVKTRWSVSDFIKAFIKFHGHVYLSKSLEKLSPLREKLEEQFKRLLFQKAFNSQQLVHITVINLFQLHHLRDFSNETEQHSYSQDEQLCWTQLLALFMSFLGVLCKCPLQNDYQEDSGAAYPLPAVKVSMDWLKLRPSVFQEAVVDERRYIWPWLISLLNSFQPHEEDLSNNNATPLPEEFELQGFLALRPSFRNLDFSKGHQAITGDREGQQRRIREQRLIFTGKWIADNQPRLIQCENEVGKLLFLTEIPELLLEDPSEAKESLALQEASVAELLSADGSPGLKSVLSSGRSLNSNCDAGEKPMVTFKENIKPRELNREQGRIYPPKDVGRERRDYSKGIVANKTDGKKDTNKRKNEIKKCSLDKIQEAGKQNVAVQVKSQTDMRKTPVSEARKTPVTQTPSQASSSQFIPIHHPGAFPPLPSRPGFPPPTYVVPPPVAFSMSTGYTFPGGVSVPGTFLQPTAHSPAGNQVQGGKQSHIPYSQQRPSGPGPMTQGPQQTPPPSQQALSSLPAQATAQSTSQLQVQALAQKQQQQSPTKAVQGLGKSPPHHSGFQQYPQTDSSKQLWNPPQVQGSLGKIMPVKQSYYLQSQDPLKLFEQSLQPPMMQQQPLEKKMKPFPMEPYNQNPSEVKVPEYYWDSSYGMADSRVMAQQPNMDRRGKRQGVFRPEQDAVSRMTFEKSLLEKPSELMSQSSSFLSLSGFSLNQERYPNNSMFNEVYGKNMNTSTKPEVTPSVAHQETSLYSLFEGTPWSPSLPASSDHSTPASQSPHSSNPSSLPSSPPTHNHNSVPFSNFGPIGTLDNRDRRVADRWKTDKPAMGGFGLDYLPVTSSSSESSWHQTSAPSGTWAAQGPSAIEDSSAVLMESLKSIWSSSMMHPGPSALEQLLMQQKQKQQRGHGTMNPPH; this is encoded by the exons GCAGGCAGAAGTTCTGAAGGCTGACATGACAG attcAAAGCTGGGTCCAGCAGAAGTCTGGACATCCAGACAGGCTCTGCAGGATTTATATCAAAAAATGCTGGTGACCGATTTGGAATATGCTTTAGATAAAAAAGTGGAGCAGGACCT TTGGAATCATGCCTTTAAAAATCAGATCACGACGCTACAAGGTCAGGCGAAAAACAGAGCGAATCCAAATCGGAGCGAAGTTCAGGCAAACCTTTCTCTGTTCTTGGAGGCAGCTAGTGGCTTCTACACACAG TTATTACAGGAATTGTGCACAGTTTTTAATGTTGACTTGCCATGTCGTGTAAAGTCTTCCCAACTGGGAATCATTAGCAATAAACAGACGCACACCAGCGCCATAGTGAAGCCACagtccagctcctgctcttacatctgccagcactgccttgTCCACCTTGGAGATATTG CTCGTTATAGGAATCAGACCAGCCAGGCAGAGTCTTATTACAGACATGCAGCTCAGCTTGTCCCTTCTAATG GTCAGCCTTATAATCAGTTGGCTATTTTAGCTTCCTCCAAAGGAGACCACTTGACCACAATTTTCTACTACTGCAGAAGCATTGCTGTGAAgtttcctttcccagctgcctCCACTAACCTACAAAAAGCACTTTCTAAAGCACTGGAAAG TCGGGATGAGGTGAAGACTCGATGGAGCGTGTCTGACTTCATCAAGGCATTTATTAAATTCCATGGCCATGTGTACCTGAGTAAGAGCTTGGAGAAGCTGAGCCCTCTTCGTGAAAAGCTGGAAGAACAGTTCAAG AGGTTGTTATTCCAAAAGGCCTTCAATTCCCAGCAGTTAGTACATATTACTGTCATCAATCTCTTTCAACTGCATCATCTCCGAGACTTCAGCAATGAAACAGAACAGCACAGCTACAGCCAggatgagcagctctgctggacaCAGTTACTGGCTCTCTTCA tgTCCTTTCTTGGAGTTCTGTGCAAGTGTCCTTTACAAAATGACTACCAGGAGGACTCTGGGGCTGCATATCCTCTTCCAGCAGTGAAGGTTTCAATGGACTGGCTGAAACTTCGACCCAGTGTTTTTCAGGAGGCAGTTGTGGATGAAAGACGGTA CATATGGCCCTGGCTGATTTCTCTTCTAAACAGCTTCCAGCCTCATGAAGAAGATCTATCCAATAATAATG CAACCCCCCTTCCAGAAGAATTTGAGCTGCAAGGATTCTTGGCTCTGAGGCCCTCATTCAG GAACTTGGATTTTTCTAAAGGCCACCAGGCAATTACAGGAGACAGGGAAGGGCAGCAGCGTCGGATACGGGAGCAGCGTCTGATCTTCACAGGCAAATGGATTGCTGATAACCAGCCCAG gttgaTTCAGTGTGAAAATGAGGTGGGAAAGCTGTTGTTTTTGACAGAAATCCCGGAATTATTGCTGGAGGACCCAAGTGAAGCCAAAGAGAGTCTTGCCTTGCAGGAAGCATCtgttgcagagctgctgtctgCTGATGGGAGCCCTGGACTCAAATCAGTTCTGTCCTCTGGCAGGAGCCTCAACAGCAACTGTGATGCAGGAGAAAAACCGATGGTCACGTTCAAAGAGAACATCAAACCACGGGAACTGAACAGAGAGCAAGGGCGAATCTATCCCCCTAAGGATGTAGGCAGGGAAAGAAGGGACTATAGCAAAGGAATAGTAGCCAATAAGACTGATGGGAAGAAGGATACcaataaaagaaagaatgagatCAAGAAATGCAGCTTGGATAAGATAcaggaagcaggaaagcagaacGTGGCAGTTCAG gTGAAATCCCAGACAGATATGAGGAAGACTCCAGTGTCTGAAGCCAGGAAAACACCTGTAACTCAGACTCCAAGCCAGGCCAGCAGTTCTCAGTTCATCCCCATTCATCATCCAGGAGCCTTCCCTCCACTTCCTAGCCGGCCAG GGTTTCCACCTCCAACCTACGTTGTCCCTCCTCCTGTGGCTTTCTCCATGAGCACGGGGTACACCTTCCCAGGTGGTGTTTCTGTCCCAGGAACCTTCCTCCAGCCCACAGCTCACTCACCTGCAGGAAACCAGGTGCAAGGTGGGAAACAGTCCCACATTCCTTACAGCCAGCAAAGGCCCTCTGGACCAGGGCCAATGACCCAGGGACCTCAGCAAACACCACCTCCTTCCCAGCAAGCCCTCTCATCTCTACCAGCTCAGGCAACAGCACAGTCCACAAGCCAGTTACAGGTCCAAGCTCTGGCccagaaacagcagcaacagtCCCCTACAAAAGCTGTGCAGGGCCTGGGGAAAAGCCCACCACACCACTCCGGATTCCAGCAG TATCCCCAGACAGACTcatcaaagcagctctggaacCCACCTCAAGTCCAAGGCTCTCTGGGGAAGATCATGCCTGTAAAGCAGTCCTATTACCTGCAGTCCCAGGACCCTCTCAAACTATTTGAACAGTCCTTACAGCCTCCCATGATGCAACAGCAacctctggagaaaaaaatgaagccttTCCCAATGGAGCCATATAACCAGAACCCCTCAGAAGTCAAGGTGCCAGAATATTACTGGGACTCTTCCTATGGCATGGCTGACAGCAGGGTGATGGCCCAGCAGCCAAACATGGACCGACGGGGAAAACGGCAAGGAGTCTTCCGCCCAGAGCAGGATGCTGTCTCCAGGATGACCTTTGAG AAGTCCCTGTTGGAAAAACCATCAGAACTGATGTCTCAGTCATCATCTTTCCTGTCCCTTAGTGGCTTTTCTCTTAATCAG gaaagATATCCAAATAACAGCATGTTCAATGAGGTATATGGGAAAAACATGAATAccagcacaaaaccagaagtCACCCCTTCAGTTGCCCATCAGGAGACTTCACTGTATTCTCTCTTTGAAGGGACTCCGTGGTCTCCATCCCTTCCAGCCAGCTCAG ATCACTCGACACCAGCCAGCCAGTCTCCTCACTCCTCCAACCCCAGCAGCTTGCCAAGCTCCCCTCCAACCCATAACCACAACTCTGTTCCCTTTTCCAACTTTGGACCTATTGGGACTCTGGACAACAGAGACAGAAGAGTTGCAGACCGCTGGAAAACGGATAAGCCAG cAATGGGAGGGTTTGGTCTGGACTACCTCCCAGTGACATCCTCATCTTCGGAGAGCAGCTGGCACCAGACCAGTGCTCCCAGTGGCACTTGGGCAGCCCAAGGTCCCTCTGCTATTGAGGACTCCTCTGCTGTGCTTATGGAGAGCCTGAAG TCCATCTGGTCCAGTTCCATGATGCACCCTGGACCTtcagccctggagcagctgttaatgcagcagaagcagaagcagcaacgTGGGCACGGCACCATGAATCCGCCGCATTGA
- the SMG7 gene encoding nonsense-mediated mRNA decay factor SMG7 isoform X2 encodes MSLLCAQYLRQAEVLKADMTDSKLGPAEVWTSRQALQDLYQKMLVTDLEYALDKKVEQDLWNHAFKNQITTLQGQAKNRANPNRSEVQANLSLFLEAASGFYTQLLQELCTVFNVDLPCRVKSSQLGIISNKQTHTSAIVKPQSSSCSYICQHCLVHLGDIARYRNQTSQAESYYRHAAQLVPSNGQPYNQLAILASSKGDHLTTIFYYCRSIAVKFPFPAASTNLQKALSKALESRDEVKTRWSVSDFIKAFIKFHGHVYLSKSLEKLSPLREKLEEQFKRLLFQKAFNSQQLVHITVINLFQLHHLRDFSNETEQHSYSQDEQLCWTQLLALFMSFLGVLCKCPLQNDYQEDSGAAYPLPAVKVSMDWLKLRPSVFQEAVVDERRIWPWLISLLNSFQPHEEDLSNNNATPLPEEFELQGFLALRPSFRNLDFSKGHQAITGDREGQQRRIREQRLIFTGKWIADNQPRLIQCENEVGKLLFLTEIPELLLEDPSEAKESLALQEASVAELLSADGSPGLKSVLSSGRSLNSNCDAGEKPMVTFKENIKPRELNREQGRIYPPKDVGRERRDYSKGIVANKTDGKKDTNKRKNEIKKCSLDKIQEAGKQNVAVQVKSQTDMRKTPVSEARKTPVTQTPSQASSSQFIPIHHPGAFPPLPSRPGFPPPTYVVPPPVAFSMSTGYTFPGGVSVPGTFLQPTAHSPAGNQVQGGKQSHIPYSQQRPSGPGPMTQGPQQTPPPSQQALSSLPAQATAQSTSQLQVQALAQKQQQQSPTKAVQGLGKSPPHHSGFQQYPQTDSSKQLWNPPQVQGSLGKIMPVKQSYYLQSQDPLKLFEQSLQPPMMQQQPLEKKMKPFPMEPYNQNPSEVKVPEYYWDSSYGMADSRVMAQQPNMDRRGKRQGVFRPEQDAVSRMTFEDPKSSPLLPPDLLKSLAALEEEEELIFSNPPDLYPALLGPLASLPGRSLFKSLLEKPSELMSQSSSFLSLSGFSLNQERYPNNSMFNEVYGKNMNTSTKPEVTPSVAHQETSLYSLFEGTPWSPSLPASSDHSTPASQSPHSSNPSSLPSSPPTHNHNSVPFSNFGPIGTLDNRDRRVADRWKTDKPAMGGFGLDYLPVTSSSSESSWHQTSAPSGTWAAQGPSAIEDSSAVLMESLKSIWSSSMMHPGPSALEQLLMQQKQKQQRGHGTMNPPH; translated from the exons GCAGGCAGAAGTTCTGAAGGCTGACATGACAG attcAAAGCTGGGTCCAGCAGAAGTCTGGACATCCAGACAGGCTCTGCAGGATTTATATCAAAAAATGCTGGTGACCGATTTGGAATATGCTTTAGATAAAAAAGTGGAGCAGGACCT TTGGAATCATGCCTTTAAAAATCAGATCACGACGCTACAAGGTCAGGCGAAAAACAGAGCGAATCCAAATCGGAGCGAAGTTCAGGCAAACCTTTCTCTGTTCTTGGAGGCAGCTAGTGGCTTCTACACACAG TTATTACAGGAATTGTGCACAGTTTTTAATGTTGACTTGCCATGTCGTGTAAAGTCTTCCCAACTGGGAATCATTAGCAATAAACAGACGCACACCAGCGCCATAGTGAAGCCACagtccagctcctgctcttacatctgccagcactgccttgTCCACCTTGGAGATATTG CTCGTTATAGGAATCAGACCAGCCAGGCAGAGTCTTATTACAGACATGCAGCTCAGCTTGTCCCTTCTAATG GTCAGCCTTATAATCAGTTGGCTATTTTAGCTTCCTCCAAAGGAGACCACTTGACCACAATTTTCTACTACTGCAGAAGCATTGCTGTGAAgtttcctttcccagctgcctCCACTAACCTACAAAAAGCACTTTCTAAAGCACTGGAAAG TCGGGATGAGGTGAAGACTCGATGGAGCGTGTCTGACTTCATCAAGGCATTTATTAAATTCCATGGCCATGTGTACCTGAGTAAGAGCTTGGAGAAGCTGAGCCCTCTTCGTGAAAAGCTGGAAGAACAGTTCAAG AGGTTGTTATTCCAAAAGGCCTTCAATTCCCAGCAGTTAGTACATATTACTGTCATCAATCTCTTTCAACTGCATCATCTCCGAGACTTCAGCAATGAAACAGAACAGCACAGCTACAGCCAggatgagcagctctgctggacaCAGTTACTGGCTCTCTTCA tgTCCTTTCTTGGAGTTCTGTGCAAGTGTCCTTTACAAAATGACTACCAGGAGGACTCTGGGGCTGCATATCCTCTTCCAGCAGTGAAGGTTTCAATGGACTGGCTGAAACTTCGACCCAGTGTTTTTCAGGAGGCAGTTGTGGATGAAAGACG CATATGGCCCTGGCTGATTTCTCTTCTAAACAGCTTCCAGCCTCATGAAGAAGATCTATCCAATAATAATG CAACCCCCCTTCCAGAAGAATTTGAGCTGCAAGGATTCTTGGCTCTGAGGCCCTCATTCAG GAACTTGGATTTTTCTAAAGGCCACCAGGCAATTACAGGAGACAGGGAAGGGCAGCAGCGTCGGATACGGGAGCAGCGTCTGATCTTCACAGGCAAATGGATTGCTGATAACCAGCCCAG gttgaTTCAGTGTGAAAATGAGGTGGGAAAGCTGTTGTTTTTGACAGAAATCCCGGAATTATTGCTGGAGGACCCAAGTGAAGCCAAAGAGAGTCTTGCCTTGCAGGAAGCATCtgttgcagagctgctgtctgCTGATGGGAGCCCTGGACTCAAATCAGTTCTGTCCTCTGGCAGGAGCCTCAACAGCAACTGTGATGCAGGAGAAAAACCGATGGTCACGTTCAAAGAGAACATCAAACCACGGGAACTGAACAGAGAGCAAGGGCGAATCTATCCCCCTAAGGATGTAGGCAGGGAAAGAAGGGACTATAGCAAAGGAATAGTAGCCAATAAGACTGATGGGAAGAAGGATACcaataaaagaaagaatgagatCAAGAAATGCAGCTTGGATAAGATAcaggaagcaggaaagcagaacGTGGCAGTTCAG gTGAAATCCCAGACAGATATGAGGAAGACTCCAGTGTCTGAAGCCAGGAAAACACCTGTAACTCAGACTCCAAGCCAGGCCAGCAGTTCTCAGTTCATCCCCATTCATCATCCAGGAGCCTTCCCTCCACTTCCTAGCCGGCCAG GGTTTCCACCTCCAACCTACGTTGTCCCTCCTCCTGTGGCTTTCTCCATGAGCACGGGGTACACCTTCCCAGGTGGTGTTTCTGTCCCAGGAACCTTCCTCCAGCCCACAGCTCACTCACCTGCAGGAAACCAGGTGCAAGGTGGGAAACAGTCCCACATTCCTTACAGCCAGCAAAGGCCCTCTGGACCAGGGCCAATGACCCAGGGACCTCAGCAAACACCACCTCCTTCCCAGCAAGCCCTCTCATCTCTACCAGCTCAGGCAACAGCACAGTCCACAAGCCAGTTACAGGTCCAAGCTCTGGCccagaaacagcagcaacagtCCCCTACAAAAGCTGTGCAGGGCCTGGGGAAAAGCCCACCACACCACTCCGGATTCCAGCAG TATCCCCAGACAGACTcatcaaagcagctctggaacCCACCTCAAGTCCAAGGCTCTCTGGGGAAGATCATGCCTGTAAAGCAGTCCTATTACCTGCAGTCCCAGGACCCTCTCAAACTATTTGAACAGTCCTTACAGCCTCCCATGATGCAACAGCAacctctggagaaaaaaatgaagccttTCCCAATGGAGCCATATAACCAGAACCCCTCAGAAGTCAAGGTGCCAGAATATTACTGGGACTCTTCCTATGGCATGGCTGACAGCAGGGTGATGGCCCAGCAGCCAAACATGGACCGACGGGGAAAACGGCAAGGAGTCTTCCGCCCAGAGCAGGATGCTGTCTCCAGGATGACCTTTGAG GACCCCAAGAGctcccctctgcttcctccGGACCTGTTAAAGAGTCTGGCTgccttggaggaggaggaagagctgatTTTCTCTAATCCTCCTGATCTttacccagctctgctggggccTCTCGCCTCTCTTCCTGGACGAAGCCTCTTT AAGTCCCTGTTGGAAAAACCATCAGAACTGATGTCTCAGTCATCATCTTTCCTGTCCCTTAGTGGCTTTTCTCTTAATCAG gaaagATATCCAAATAACAGCATGTTCAATGAGGTATATGGGAAAAACATGAATAccagcacaaaaccagaagtCACCCCTTCAGTTGCCCATCAGGAGACTTCACTGTATTCTCTCTTTGAAGGGACTCCGTGGTCTCCATCCCTTCCAGCCAGCTCAG ATCACTCGACACCAGCCAGCCAGTCTCCTCACTCCTCCAACCCCAGCAGCTTGCCAAGCTCCCCTCCAACCCATAACCACAACTCTGTTCCCTTTTCCAACTTTGGACCTATTGGGACTCTGGACAACAGAGACAGAAGAGTTGCAGACCGCTGGAAAACGGATAAGCCAG cAATGGGAGGGTTTGGTCTGGACTACCTCCCAGTGACATCCTCATCTTCGGAGAGCAGCTGGCACCAGACCAGTGCTCCCAGTGGCACTTGGGCAGCCCAAGGTCCCTCTGCTATTGAGGACTCCTCTGCTGTGCTTATGGAGAGCCTGAAG TCCATCTGGTCCAGTTCCATGATGCACCCTGGACCTtcagccctggagcagctgttaatgcagcagaagcagaagcagcaacgTGGGCACGGCACCATGAATCCGCCGCATTGA
- the SMG7 gene encoding nonsense-mediated mRNA decay factor SMG7 isoform X1, translating to MSLLCAQYLRQAEVLKADMTDSKLGPAEVWTSRQALQDLYQKMLVTDLEYALDKKVEQDLWNHAFKNQITTLQGQAKNRANPNRSEVQANLSLFLEAASGFYTQLLQELCTVFNVDLPCRVKSSQLGIISNKQTHTSAIVKPQSSSCSYICQHCLVHLGDIARYRNQTSQAESYYRHAAQLVPSNGQPYNQLAILASSKGDHLTTIFYYCRSIAVKFPFPAASTNLQKALSKALESRDEVKTRWSVSDFIKAFIKFHGHVYLSKSLEKLSPLREKLEEQFKRLLFQKAFNSQQLVHITVINLFQLHHLRDFSNETEQHSYSQDEQLCWTQLLALFMSFLGVLCKCPLQNDYQEDSGAAYPLPAVKVSMDWLKLRPSVFQEAVVDERRYIWPWLISLLNSFQPHEEDLSNNNATPLPEEFELQGFLALRPSFRNLDFSKGHQAITGDREGQQRRIREQRLIFTGKWIADNQPRLIQCENEVGKLLFLTEIPELLLEDPSEAKESLALQEASVAELLSADGSPGLKSVLSSGRSLNSNCDAGEKPMVTFKENIKPRELNREQGRIYPPKDVGRERRDYSKGIVANKTDGKKDTNKRKNEIKKCSLDKIQEAGKQNVAVQVKSQTDMRKTPVSEARKTPVTQTPSQASSSQFIPIHHPGAFPPLPSRPGFPPPTYVVPPPVAFSMSTGYTFPGGVSVPGTFLQPTAHSPAGNQVQGGKQSHIPYSQQRPSGPGPMTQGPQQTPPPSQQALSSLPAQATAQSTSQLQVQALAQKQQQQSPTKAVQGLGKSPPHHSGFQQYPQTDSSKQLWNPPQVQGSLGKIMPVKQSYYLQSQDPLKLFEQSLQPPMMQQQPLEKKMKPFPMEPYNQNPSEVKVPEYYWDSSYGMADSRVMAQQPNMDRRGKRQGVFRPEQDAVSRMTFEDPKSSPLLPPDLLKSLAALEEEEELIFSNPPDLYPALLGPLASLPGRSLFKSLLEKPSELMSQSSSFLSLSGFSLNQERYPNNSMFNEVYGKNMNTSTKPEVTPSVAHQETSLYSLFEGTPWSPSLPASSDHSTPASQSPHSSNPSSLPSSPPTHNHNSVPFSNFGPIGTLDNRDRRVADRWKTDKPAMGGFGLDYLPVTSSSSESSWHQTSAPSGTWAAQGPSAIEDSSAVLMESLKSIWSSSMMHPGPSALEQLLMQQKQKQQRGHGTMNPPH from the exons GCAGGCAGAAGTTCTGAAGGCTGACATGACAG attcAAAGCTGGGTCCAGCAGAAGTCTGGACATCCAGACAGGCTCTGCAGGATTTATATCAAAAAATGCTGGTGACCGATTTGGAATATGCTTTAGATAAAAAAGTGGAGCAGGACCT TTGGAATCATGCCTTTAAAAATCAGATCACGACGCTACAAGGTCAGGCGAAAAACAGAGCGAATCCAAATCGGAGCGAAGTTCAGGCAAACCTTTCTCTGTTCTTGGAGGCAGCTAGTGGCTTCTACACACAG TTATTACAGGAATTGTGCACAGTTTTTAATGTTGACTTGCCATGTCGTGTAAAGTCTTCCCAACTGGGAATCATTAGCAATAAACAGACGCACACCAGCGCCATAGTGAAGCCACagtccagctcctgctcttacatctgccagcactgccttgTCCACCTTGGAGATATTG CTCGTTATAGGAATCAGACCAGCCAGGCAGAGTCTTATTACAGACATGCAGCTCAGCTTGTCCCTTCTAATG GTCAGCCTTATAATCAGTTGGCTATTTTAGCTTCCTCCAAAGGAGACCACTTGACCACAATTTTCTACTACTGCAGAAGCATTGCTGTGAAgtttcctttcccagctgcctCCACTAACCTACAAAAAGCACTTTCTAAAGCACTGGAAAG TCGGGATGAGGTGAAGACTCGATGGAGCGTGTCTGACTTCATCAAGGCATTTATTAAATTCCATGGCCATGTGTACCTGAGTAAGAGCTTGGAGAAGCTGAGCCCTCTTCGTGAAAAGCTGGAAGAACAGTTCAAG AGGTTGTTATTCCAAAAGGCCTTCAATTCCCAGCAGTTAGTACATATTACTGTCATCAATCTCTTTCAACTGCATCATCTCCGAGACTTCAGCAATGAAACAGAACAGCACAGCTACAGCCAggatgagcagctctgctggacaCAGTTACTGGCTCTCTTCA tgTCCTTTCTTGGAGTTCTGTGCAAGTGTCCTTTACAAAATGACTACCAGGAGGACTCTGGGGCTGCATATCCTCTTCCAGCAGTGAAGGTTTCAATGGACTGGCTGAAACTTCGACCCAGTGTTTTTCAGGAGGCAGTTGTGGATGAAAGACGGTA CATATGGCCCTGGCTGATTTCTCTTCTAAACAGCTTCCAGCCTCATGAAGAAGATCTATCCAATAATAATG CAACCCCCCTTCCAGAAGAATTTGAGCTGCAAGGATTCTTGGCTCTGAGGCCCTCATTCAG GAACTTGGATTTTTCTAAAGGCCACCAGGCAATTACAGGAGACAGGGAAGGGCAGCAGCGTCGGATACGGGAGCAGCGTCTGATCTTCACAGGCAAATGGATTGCTGATAACCAGCCCAG gttgaTTCAGTGTGAAAATGAGGTGGGAAAGCTGTTGTTTTTGACAGAAATCCCGGAATTATTGCTGGAGGACCCAAGTGAAGCCAAAGAGAGTCTTGCCTTGCAGGAAGCATCtgttgcagagctgctgtctgCTGATGGGAGCCCTGGACTCAAATCAGTTCTGTCCTCTGGCAGGAGCCTCAACAGCAACTGTGATGCAGGAGAAAAACCGATGGTCACGTTCAAAGAGAACATCAAACCACGGGAACTGAACAGAGAGCAAGGGCGAATCTATCCCCCTAAGGATGTAGGCAGGGAAAGAAGGGACTATAGCAAAGGAATAGTAGCCAATAAGACTGATGGGAAGAAGGATACcaataaaagaaagaatgagatCAAGAAATGCAGCTTGGATAAGATAcaggaagcaggaaagcagaacGTGGCAGTTCAG gTGAAATCCCAGACAGATATGAGGAAGACTCCAGTGTCTGAAGCCAGGAAAACACCTGTAACTCAGACTCCAAGCCAGGCCAGCAGTTCTCAGTTCATCCCCATTCATCATCCAGGAGCCTTCCCTCCACTTCCTAGCCGGCCAG GGTTTCCACCTCCAACCTACGTTGTCCCTCCTCCTGTGGCTTTCTCCATGAGCACGGGGTACACCTTCCCAGGTGGTGTTTCTGTCCCAGGAACCTTCCTCCAGCCCACAGCTCACTCACCTGCAGGAAACCAGGTGCAAGGTGGGAAACAGTCCCACATTCCTTACAGCCAGCAAAGGCCCTCTGGACCAGGGCCAATGACCCAGGGACCTCAGCAAACACCACCTCCTTCCCAGCAAGCCCTCTCATCTCTACCAGCTCAGGCAACAGCACAGTCCACAAGCCAGTTACAGGTCCAAGCTCTGGCccagaaacagcagcaacagtCCCCTACAAAAGCTGTGCAGGGCCTGGGGAAAAGCCCACCACACCACTCCGGATTCCAGCAG TATCCCCAGACAGACTcatcaaagcagctctggaacCCACCTCAAGTCCAAGGCTCTCTGGGGAAGATCATGCCTGTAAAGCAGTCCTATTACCTGCAGTCCCAGGACCCTCTCAAACTATTTGAACAGTCCTTACAGCCTCCCATGATGCAACAGCAacctctggagaaaaaaatgaagccttTCCCAATGGAGCCATATAACCAGAACCCCTCAGAAGTCAAGGTGCCAGAATATTACTGGGACTCTTCCTATGGCATGGCTGACAGCAGGGTGATGGCCCAGCAGCCAAACATGGACCGACGGGGAAAACGGCAAGGAGTCTTCCGCCCAGAGCAGGATGCTGTCTCCAGGATGACCTTTGAG GACCCCAAGAGctcccctctgcttcctccGGACCTGTTAAAGAGTCTGGCTgccttggaggaggaggaagagctgatTTTCTCTAATCCTCCTGATCTttacccagctctgctggggccTCTCGCCTCTCTTCCTGGACGAAGCCTCTTT AAGTCCCTGTTGGAAAAACCATCAGAACTGATGTCTCAGTCATCATCTTTCCTGTCCCTTAGTGGCTTTTCTCTTAATCAG gaaagATATCCAAATAACAGCATGTTCAATGAGGTATATGGGAAAAACATGAATAccagcacaaaaccagaagtCACCCCTTCAGTTGCCCATCAGGAGACTTCACTGTATTCTCTCTTTGAAGGGACTCCGTGGTCTCCATCCCTTCCAGCCAGCTCAG ATCACTCGACACCAGCCAGCCAGTCTCCTCACTCCTCCAACCCCAGCAGCTTGCCAAGCTCCCCTCCAACCCATAACCACAACTCTGTTCCCTTTTCCAACTTTGGACCTATTGGGACTCTGGACAACAGAGACAGAAGAGTTGCAGACCGCTGGAAAACGGATAAGCCAG cAATGGGAGGGTTTGGTCTGGACTACCTCCCAGTGACATCCTCATCTTCGGAGAGCAGCTGGCACCAGACCAGTGCTCCCAGTGGCACTTGGGCAGCCCAAGGTCCCTCTGCTATTGAGGACTCCTCTGCTGTGCTTATGGAGAGCCTGAAG TCCATCTGGTCCAGTTCCATGATGCACCCTGGACCTtcagccctggagcagctgttaatgcagcagaagcagaagcagcaacgTGGGCACGGCACCATGAATCCGCCGCATTGA